One region of Streptomyces davaonensis JCM 4913 genomic DNA includes:
- a CDS encoding glycoside hydrolase family 18 protein has translation MTSHFGAYEQETVGATGVDPEDDVPTRSGRWRLWRRRAGRVGLVLALVLLLPTVTAALALRLNYTGDPKDGTYTRDRDAVWLGHAWVDGRKRDADVDALARRLAGTGIRDLYVHAGPLEHDGTLPRSRYPRARWFIDAMHRAAPGVRVQAWLGDKLASEGPDGLRLDDAGSRAAVVASTRQILGAGFDGAHFDLEPLHSGDRDYLALLDALRKETRARGVPLSVAAHQIDPLPGLHSVAGTLTGHPKWWSQKFFGEVARRVDQIAVMSYDTAMPLESLYGGYVAQQTSLALEVAPPTTDLLIGLPFFHESDIGHHESAETVSAAVRGTRLGLSRTDPDRDRFGVALYVDFAAKEKDWTAYREGWVR, from the coding sequence ATGACGTCACATTTCGGAGCGTATGAGCAGGAAACCGTCGGCGCGACCGGGGTGGACCCGGAGGACGACGTACCCACGCGGTCGGGGCGGTGGCGGCTGTGGCGCCGTAGAGCCGGGCGGGTCGGGCTTGTCCTCGCCCTCGTGCTGCTGCTCCCCACCGTCACCGCCGCCCTCGCCCTCCGCCTGAACTACACCGGCGACCCGAAGGACGGCACCTACACCCGCGACCGCGACGCCGTCTGGCTCGGCCACGCCTGGGTGGACGGGCGGAAGAGGGACGCGGACGTCGACGCACTCGCCCGGCGACTGGCCGGCACCGGCATCCGGGACCTCTACGTCCACGCCGGGCCCCTGGAGCACGACGGGACGCTGCCGCGGAGCAGGTATCCGAGGGCCCGTTGGTTCATCGACGCGATGCATCGCGCGGCGCCCGGGGTAAGGGTCCAGGCATGGCTGGGGGACAAGCTCGCCAGTGAGGGGCCGGACGGGCTCCGCCTCGATGACGCGGGCAGCCGTGCTGCCGTCGTCGCGTCCACTCGGCAGATCCTCGGCGCCGGGTTCGACGGCGCCCACTTCGATCTCGAACCCCTGCACTCCGGTGACCGCGACTACCTCGCCCTCCTCGACGCCCTCCGCAAGGAGACCCGCGCCCGGGGCGTTCCGCTCTCCGTCGCCGCCCACCAGATCGACCCGCTCCCGGGCCTGCACTCGGTCGCCGGAACCCTCACCGGGCACCCCAAGTGGTGGTCGCAGAAGTTCTTCGGCGAGGTCGCCCGGCGGGTCGACCAGATCGCCGTGATGTCCTACGACACCGCCATGCCGCTGGAGAGCCTGTACGGCGGCTATGTCGCCCAGCAGACCTCGCTCGCCCTGGAGGTCGCCCCGCCCACCACCGACCTGCTGATCGGCCTGCCCTTCTTCCACGAGAGCGACATCGGGCACCACGAGTCCGCCGAGACAGTGTCAGCAGCCGTGCGCGGGACCCGCCTCGGTCTCTCCCGCACCGACCCGGACCGGGACCGCTTCGGCGTCGCCCTGTACGTCGACTTCGCGGCGAAGGAGAAGGACTGGACGGCTTACCGCGAGGGGTGGGTGCGGTG
- a CDS encoding SpoIIE family protein phosphatase: protein MSEIPAKATESMDPSDGARTGAVGADTADAVDAMWQSSPPGSMYDYIRVASFSIGPDGLVEQWSLRAEQLFGIPAERAVGMDPIAAFIDPDRREQGHRKMAEILDGREWTGVVPFRKPDEETGLRGEEALAEVYVMPTRTEEGEKAAVCIVVDVRTLRTIETDLAASQAIFGQSPFGFLLIDTDLRVRRANHRFASLFGGTPDDHRGNGVHDYLPRPEAERVTATLRRVLETGESITDMHVTGFLPNSDERRHWSINLYRVHSGSGRPIGIAWLGTDITARRAAAREAAAARRNLALLNEAGARIGNSLDLETTARELLDVVVPGFCDLATVDLYQGLLAGDETPPGLADGSAELRRVAFASAVSDAPFVGGAAAVAVGAVHHYPFNSPCADALRTARPRSVPAEEGGLVQSTLAVPMVAHDTVVGLAQFSRTKGSEPFGDRDRDLAVELAARAAVCIDNARLYRREHERALILQRSLLPPGDPVASGLDIACRYLPGNSSADRPSEVGGDWFDVIELPGHRTALVVGDVMGRGLRAAVAMGELRSAVRTLALLDLEPAEVLSALDEIARGLGAPGGVQQATRAARRPREADLSEVYLATCVYAVYDSVTRRCTFANAGHLPPVLVEPGEDALMLDVPPGMPLGVGGEPFEEVEVELPEGALLALYTDGLVESRDHPLDEGLQAFVGALTDPARPLEDVCDHVLNTLDTHHGEDDIALLMARVQGLPVDSVGDWTLPREPRSVGRAREHARGRLLSWDLEPLVDTTELLVSELVTNALRYGEGDIRLRLLLDRTLVCEVWDAGLVQPRRRRARDTDEGGRGLQLVGLLSAAWGSRRTPRGKTVWFELPLPDGETGLTDPAEALLSLF, encoded by the coding sequence GTGAGCGAGATACCAGCGAAGGCCACGGAGTCCATGGACCCGTCGGACGGCGCGAGGACGGGTGCCGTGGGTGCTGATACGGCCGACGCGGTCGACGCCATGTGGCAGAGCAGTCCGCCCGGCTCCATGTACGACTACATCCGGGTCGCGTCCTTCTCCATCGGCCCCGACGGTCTGGTCGAGCAGTGGAGCCTGCGCGCCGAGCAGCTCTTCGGCATCCCCGCCGAGCGCGCGGTCGGCATGGACCCCATCGCGGCCTTCATCGACCCCGACCGGCGCGAGCAGGGCCACCGCAAGATGGCCGAGATCCTCGACGGCAGGGAGTGGACCGGAGTCGTCCCCTTCCGCAAGCCCGACGAGGAGACCGGCCTGCGCGGCGAGGAGGCCCTCGCCGAGGTCTACGTCATGCCGACGCGCACCGAGGAGGGCGAGAAGGCCGCCGTCTGCATCGTCGTCGATGTGCGCACCCTGCGGACCATCGAGACCGACCTGGCCGCCTCGCAGGCGATTTTCGGTCAATCTCCTTTCGGCTTCCTGCTGATCGACACCGACCTCCGGGTCCGCCGGGCCAACCACCGGTTCGCCTCGCTGTTCGGCGGCACCCCGGACGACCATCGCGGCAACGGCGTCCACGACTATCTGCCGAGGCCGGAGGCGGAGCGGGTCACCGCGACCCTGCGCCGGGTGCTGGAGACCGGCGAGTCCATCACGGACATGCACGTCACAGGCTTTCTGCCCAACTCCGACGAGCGACGGCACTGGTCCATCAACCTCTACCGGGTGCACAGCGGCTCCGGTCGTCCCATCGGCATCGCCTGGCTCGGGACCGACATCACGGCCCGCCGCGCCGCCGCCCGGGAAGCGGCCGCCGCGCGGCGCAATCTCGCCCTTCTGAACGAGGCCGGTGCCCGGATCGGGAACTCCCTCGACCTGGAGACCACGGCCCGCGAACTCCTCGACGTCGTCGTCCCCGGCTTCTGCGATCTGGCCACCGTCGACCTCTACCAGGGCCTGCTGGCCGGTGACGAGACCCCGCCGGGCCTCGCCGACGGCAGCGCGGAACTGCGCCGGGTGGCCTTCGCCAGCGCGGTCTCCGACGCGCCCTTCGTCGGCGGCGCCGCGGCCGTCGCGGTCGGCGCGGTCCACCACTACCCGTTCAACTCCCCGTGCGCGGACGCCCTGCGCACCGCACGCCCGCGGTCCGTGCCCGCCGAGGAAGGCGGCCTCGTGCAGTCCACGCTGGCCGTGCCGATGGTCGCCCATGACACCGTCGTAGGACTGGCGCAGTTCTCGCGGACGAAGGGGAGCGAGCCGTTCGGGGACCGGGACCGGGATCTGGCGGTGGAGCTGGCGGCGCGGGCGGCGGTGTGCATCGACAATGCGCGGCTGTACCGCAGGGAGCACGAGCGGGCGCTGATACTGCAAAGGTCCCTGCTGCCGCCCGGCGACCCGGTCGCCTCCGGTCTGGACATCGCCTGCCGCTATCTGCCGGGCAACTCCTCCGCGGACCGGCCGAGCGAGGTGGGCGGCGACTGGTTCGACGTGATCGAACTGCCCGGACACCGTACGGCGTTGGTGGTCGGGGACGTCATGGGCCGCGGTCTGCGTGCGGCTGTGGCGATGGGCGAACTCCGTTCGGCCGTGCGCACCTTGGCCCTGCTGGACCTGGAACCGGCGGAAGTACTGAGCGCGTTGGACGAGATCGCACGCGGACTCGGCGCCCCGGGCGGGGTCCAGCAGGCGACCCGCGCCGCCCGCCGCCCCCGTGAGGCCGACCTGTCCGAGGTGTACCTGGCCACCTGCGTGTACGCGGTCTACGACTCGGTGACCAGACGCTGCACCTTCGCCAACGCGGGCCATCTGCCGCCGGTTCTGGTCGAACCGGGCGAGGACGCGCTGATGCTGGACGTGCCGCCGGGCATGCCGCTGGGCGTGGGCGGGGAGCCGTTCGAGGAGGTGGAGGTCGAGCTGCCGGAAGGCGCCCTTCTCGCCCTCTACACGGACGGCCTGGTCGAGAGCCGCGATCACCCGCTGGACGAGGGCCTCCAGGCGTTCGTAGGAGCGCTGACGGACCCCGCCCGCCCGCTTGAGGACGTCTGCGACCACGTCCTCAACACCCTGGACACCCACCACGGCGAGGACGACATCGCGCTGCTCATGGCCCGCGTCCAGGGCCTGCCCGTCGACTCGGTCGGCGACTGGACGCTCCCGCGCGAGCCGCGCAGCGTGGGCCGAGCCCGGGAGCACGCCCGCGGCCGACTCCTCTCCTGGGACCTCGAACCCCTCGTCGACACCACGGAACTCCTGGTCAGCGAGCTGGTCACCAACGCCCTGCGCTACGGCGAGGGCGACATCCGCCTGCGCCTCCTCCTGGACCGCACCCTGGTCTGCGAGGTCTGGGACGCGGGCCTGGTCCAGCCCCGCCGCCGCAGAGCCCGCGACACGGACGAGGGCGGCCGCGGCCTCCAACTCGTCGGCCTCCTGAGCGCGGCCTGGGGCTCCCGCCGCACCCCGCGAGGGAAGACGGTCTGGTTCGAACTCCCGCTGCCGGACGGCGAAACGGGGCTCACGGATCCGGCGGAGGCGTTGCTGAGCCTGTTCTGA
- a CDS encoding ATP-binding protein, with translation MTAGGDRVEWTFSAEPGAVRAARAAVRSRLHDWNLDSLADIAALLVSELVTNALRHATGPIGVRLVRPSHPGGVLLVEVSDPLPDLPRERVARPEDESGRGLQLVAHSSRRWGTRPGEAGKTVWFELAVP, from the coding sequence GTGACCGCCGGAGGCGACCGCGTCGAGTGGACCTTCTCCGCCGAGCCCGGCGCCGTGCGCGCCGCCCGCGCCGCAGTCCGCAGCCGGCTGCACGACTGGAACCTCGACAGCCTCGCCGACATCGCCGCCCTGCTGGTCAGCGAACTCGTCACCAACGCCCTCCGGCACGCCACCGGCCCCATCGGCGTCCGCCTGGTCCGCCCCTCCCACCCCGGCGGAGTCCTGCTGGTGGAGGTCTCCGACCCCCTCCCGGACCTCCCGCGCGAGCGCGTCGCCCGCCCCGAGGACGAGAGCGGCCGCGGACTTCAACTGGTCGCCCACTCCTCGCGCCGCTGGGGCACCCGCCCCGGGGAGGCCGGGAAGACCGTCTGGTTCGAGCTGGCGGTGCCCTGA
- a CDS encoding (deoxy)nucleoside triphosphate pyrophosphohydrolase, with protein sequence MTERIVVVGAALLDDGRLLAARRSAPPELAGRWELPGGKVEPGETPEAALVRELREELGVETETGERVPGEWPLRAPYVLKVWTAHLLPGSPAPKPLQDHDELRWLTLAELWDVEWLDQDVPAVQKIEGRLRLP encoded by the coding sequence ATGACGGAACGGATCGTGGTGGTCGGAGCCGCCCTGCTCGACGACGGCCGCCTCCTGGCCGCGCGCCGCAGCGCACCCCCCGAACTGGCCGGCCGCTGGGAACTCCCCGGCGGCAAGGTCGAACCGGGCGAGACCCCCGAGGCGGCCCTCGTCCGCGAACTCCGCGAGGAGTTGGGCGTGGAGACGGAGACGGGCGAGCGCGTGCCGGGAGAGTGGCCGCTGCGTGCCCCGTACGTCCTGAAGGTCTGGACGGCACACCTGCTCCCGGGTTCCCCGGCCCCGAAGCCGCTACAGGACCACGACGAACTGCGCTGGCTGACGCTCGCGGAACTGTGGGACGTGGAGTGGCTGGACCAGGATGTTCCGGCGGTACAGAAAATCGAGGGGCGCCTGAGGCTTCCCTAG
- a CDS encoding SPOR domain-containing protein has product MNDSTITLPWLVIRQDDNGNRYRVGRYATRAEAQKIADSLDSRGHKQLYWVERIGQGGTETAN; this is encoded by the coding sequence ATGAACGACAGCACGATCACTCTTCCCTGGCTCGTCATACGACAGGACGACAACGGCAATCGCTACCGCGTGGGCCGGTACGCGACCCGGGCCGAGGCCCAGAAGATCGCGGACAGCCTCGACTCCCGCGGACACAAGCAGCTCTACTGGGTCGAGCGGATCGGCCAGGGCGGCACCGAGACCGCCAACTGA
- a CDS encoding GntR family transcriptional regulator: MTFGEQPAYLRVAGDLRKKIVDGSLPPHTRLPSQARIREEYGVSDTVALEARKVLMAEGLVEGRSGSGTYVRERPVPRRIARSGFRPIGGATPFRQEQSDGEARGTWESSSEQVEASGAVAERLGIHPGDRVMCTRYLFREGGEAMMLSTSWEPLAVTGRTPVMLPEEGPLGGMGVVERMRGIDVVVDNVTEEVGARPGLAEELATLGGVPGHVVLVIQRTYYASGRPVETADVVVPADRYRVAYHLPVK; the protein is encoded by the coding sequence GTGACATTCGGTGAGCAGCCGGCGTACCTGCGCGTCGCGGGTGATCTCCGCAAGAAGATCGTCGACGGCTCGCTGCCACCGCATACCCGCCTCCCGTCCCAGGCCAGGATCCGTGAGGAGTACGGCGTCTCGGACACCGTCGCCCTGGAGGCGCGCAAGGTGCTGATGGCCGAGGGGCTGGTCGAGGGCCGCTCCGGCTCCGGCACCTATGTGCGCGAGCGGCCGGTGCCCCGCCGTATCGCCCGCTCCGGATTCCGCCCCATCGGCGGGGCCACGCCGTTCCGGCAGGAGCAGTCCGACGGCGAGGCGCGCGGCACCTGGGAGTCCAGCAGTGAGCAGGTCGAGGCGAGCGGGGCGGTCGCCGAGCGGCTCGGCATCCATCCCGGCGACCGGGTCATGTGCACCCGGTATCTGTTCCGGGAGGGCGGCGAGGCGATGATGCTCTCCACCTCCTGGGAGCCCCTCGCGGTCACCGGCCGCACCCCCGTGATGCTCCCCGAGGAGGGCCCGCTCGGCGGCATGGGCGTCGTCGAGCGGATGCGCGGCATCGACGTCGTCGTGGACAACGTCACCGAGGAGGTCGGCGCCCGCCCCGGCCTCGCCGAGGAGTTGGCCACCCTGGGCGGCGTCCCCGGCCATGTCGTCCTGGTCATCCAGCGCACTTACTACGCCTCCGGCCGCCCCGTGGAGACCGCGGACGTGGTCGTCCCCGCCGACCGTTACCGGGTCGCCTACCACCTCCCAGTGAAGTAG
- a CDS encoding DUF4190 domain-containing protein has translation MSIPPPHGPHQPYGPQEPPGPYGPYPQGQFPPQGPYAPYPYHPYGPYGRPAPVNGVAIAALVLGILCFLPAVGLVLGLVALAQIKKKGERGRGMAIAGSVLSCVGLVLWTVTLTTGIASDTWDTLKDAAGQDGTAYSLAKGDCFDSPTGSLEGATYDVEEVPCAGRHDGEVFAVITLPGGRFPGDDSVTATAEDKCYTLQAEYAMDPWAVPEDATVYYLVPSSQSWRFGDREITCLFGNTDENGTLTGSLRNDETTLDADQIAFLKAMNTVDDVLFEEPEDFPEDDLPANRAWAKDVEGVLGEQIEALEGHGWKSAAEDPVADLLADMKDARTAWAKAAGTDDVDTFYEHYDTGYEYVDGPTTVTAREALGLATTVPSYDGEYEGGDESPGGDELDV, from the coding sequence GTGTCCATACCCCCGCCCCACGGGCCCCATCAGCCATACGGGCCCCAGGAGCCTCCGGGACCCTATGGGCCGTACCCGCAGGGCCAGTTCCCGCCGCAGGGCCCGTACGCCCCGTACCCGTACCACCCCTACGGGCCCTACGGGCGCCCCGCGCCGGTCAACGGCGTCGCCATCGCCGCCCTGGTGCTCGGCATCCTCTGCTTCCTCCCGGCCGTGGGCCTGGTCCTCGGTCTGGTGGCGCTGGCGCAGATCAAGAAGAAGGGCGAGCGTGGCCGGGGGATGGCGATCGCGGGCTCGGTGCTGTCCTGCGTCGGGCTCGTGCTGTGGACGGTCACCCTGACCACCGGGATCGCCTCCGACACCTGGGACACCCTGAAGGACGCCGCGGGCCAGGACGGCACCGCCTACTCCCTCGCCAAGGGCGACTGCTTCGACTCCCCGACCGGCTCCCTGGAGGGCGCCACCTACGACGTGGAGGAGGTGCCCTGCGCAGGCCGGCACGACGGCGAGGTGTTCGCCGTGATCACCCTGCCCGGCGGACGCTTCCCCGGCGACGACTCGGTGACCGCGACCGCCGAGGACAAGTGCTACACGCTCCAGGCCGAGTACGCGATGGACCCCTGGGCCGTGCCCGAGGACGCCACTGTCTACTACCTCGTGCCGTCCAGCCAGAGCTGGCGGTTCGGCGACCGCGAGATCACCTGCCTGTTCGGCAACACCGACGAGAACGGCACCCTCACCGGCTCGCTGCGCAACGACGAGACCACGCTCGACGCCGACCAGATCGCCTTCCTCAAGGCCATGAACACCGTCGACGACGTGCTCTTCGAGGAGCCGGAGGACTTCCCCGAGGACGACCTGCCCGCCAACCGGGCCTGGGCGAAGGACGTCGAGGGCGTGCTCGGTGAGCAGATCGAGGCGCTGGAGGGACACGGCTGGAAGTCCGCCGCCGAGGACCCCGTCGCCGACCTGCTCGCGGACATGAAGGACGCCCGCACGGCCTGGGCGAAGGCGGCCGGGACCGACGACGTGGACACCTTCTACGAGCACTACGACACCGGCTACGAGTACGTCGACGGCCCCACCACGGTCACCGCACGCGAGGCTCTGGGCCTCGCCACCACCGTGCCGTCCTACGACGGGGAGTACGAGGGCGGCGACGAGAGCCCGGGTGGCGACGAACTCGATGTGTGA
- a CDS encoding serpin family protein, with translation MQGTNAAIRAVNGLTGRWAGAVEGSTVFSAVGVWPLLALLADGAADLTREELAEALGAPADRAAEAARELLGFLEAVDGLDSALGLWMRATLQPRPEWVAGLPPGAHGVLGGDLGADRKTLDAWAAERTGGLVEAMPVELTPLTELVLASALVLRTTWEEPFEGGYAYWLGAFGRAGLSRTTEGLEGLAVARTPSGKVTRVVVRGDNGLDVHLLLGEEEMAPGQVLGAGLDCLSGALAPTAGGRLKQGAAGPGLHVSERRGARPVSSQLTLDTVEFALNARHDLLARPELFGLSCADDPAWGGFPGISAEPLGVGSAGQSVTARFSAEGFRAAAVTAVGMAWLGAPGDGLPYTATTAYVRIDRPFGFLAVHRETRLALVAGWVTDPRPGDEDEFSG, from the coding sequence ATGCAGGGCACGAATGCGGCAATCCGGGCGGTGAACGGGCTGACGGGGCGGTGGGCCGGGGCCGTGGAGGGCAGCACCGTGTTCTCGGCCGTGGGTGTGTGGCCGCTGCTCGCCCTGCTCGCGGACGGCGCCGCCGACCTGACGCGGGAGGAGCTGGCGGAGGCGCTCGGGGCTCCGGCGGACCGGGCGGCCGAGGCGGCGCGGGAGTTGCTGGGGTTCCTGGAGGCCGTGGACGGCCTGGACTCCGCGCTGGGGCTGTGGATGCGCGCCACACTTCAGCCGCGGCCGGAGTGGGTGGCGGGACTGCCCCCGGGGGCGCACGGGGTGCTCGGCGGGGACCTCGGGGCGGACCGGAAGACCCTGGACGCCTGGGCCGCCGAGCGGACCGGCGGGCTCGTCGAGGCCATGCCGGTGGAGCTGACGCCGCTGACAGAGCTGGTGCTGGCGAGCGCGCTGGTGCTGCGGACGACTTGGGAGGAGCCGTTCGAGGGCGGCTACGCCTACTGGCTCGGCGCCTTCGGGCGCGCGGGGCTCAGCCGTACCACCGAGGGACTTGAGGGGCTGGCCGTCGCGCGTACGCCCTCCGGGAAGGTCACCCGGGTCGTAGTGCGCGGTGACAACGGCCTCGACGTCCATCTCCTGCTCGGCGAGGAGGAGATGGCTCCTGGTCAGGTGCTCGGCGCGGGTCTCGACTGTCTCTCCGGCGCCCTCGCCCCGACCGCGGGCGGGCGGCTGAAGCAGGGGGCGGCGGGCCCCGGGCTGCACGTCTCCGAGAGGCGCGGCGCGCGGCCGGTGTCCTCGCAACTGACCTTGGACACCGTGGAGTTCGCTCTCAACGCCCGGCACGATCTGCTGGCCCGTCCGGAGCTGTTCGGGCTCTCCTGCGCCGACGACCCGGCTTGGGGCGGCTTCCCCGGTATCAGCGCGGAACCGCTCGGGGTGGGCTCGGCGGGGCAGTCCGTGACGGCCCGCTTCAGCGCCGAGGGCTTCCGCGCGGCGGCGGTGACGGCGGTGGGCATGGCGTGGCTGGGGGCGCCCGGCGACGGACTGCCGTACACGGCGACCACGGCGTACGTCCGGATCGACCGGCCCTTCGGCTTCCTCGCCGTGCACCGGGAGACGCGCCTCGCCCTCGTCGCGGGCTGGGTGACGGATCCCAGGCCCGGCGACGAGGACGAGTTCAGCGGGTGA
- a CDS encoding S8 family peptidase, whose translation MAVMRSTRRRLAAISVAASAVLTAGLVSALPAGAAPTAAEGQVQYAGAANAVAESYIVTLKSEAARAGSAEGRALAEKYGADIERTYKKALNGYAVEASAAEAKKFAADPAVASVVQNRTFSIAATQPNPPSWGLDRVDQRALPLNSSYTYPDSAGQGVTAYVIDTGVRITHGDFGGRASYGYDAVDNDNTAQDGHGHGTHVAGTVAGTSYGVAKKARVVGVRVLNNSGSGTTAQVVAGIDWVAQNAVKPAVANMSLGGGADTAIDTAVRNAIASGVTFAVAAGNESTNASTRSPARVTEAITVGATTSTDAKASYSNYGTVLDLFAPGSSITSAWNTSDSATNTISGTSMATPHVAGAAALHLGANPTATPAQVSTALTTAATPNVVTSPGTGSPNRLLYVGGGTTTPPGPRFENTGDYAINDNSTVESPVTVSGVSGNAPSALAVEVHIVHTYIGDLQVQLIAPDGSAYTLKGYGTGGSSDNINTTYSVNASSEAANGTWKLRVSDNANLDTGRIDAWALQF comes from the coding sequence ATGGCAGTGATGCGTTCCACTCGGCGAAGACTGGCCGCGATCAGCGTGGCGGCCTCAGCGGTGCTCACCGCGGGCCTCGTCTCCGCCCTCCCCGCCGGCGCCGCTCCGACCGCCGCCGAGGGGCAGGTCCAGTACGCGGGCGCGGCCAACGCCGTCGCCGAGAGCTACATCGTGACCCTCAAGTCGGAGGCGGCCCGCGCCGGTTCCGCCGAGGGCCGGGCGCTCGCCGAGAAGTACGGCGCCGACATCGAGCGCACGTACAAGAAGGCGCTCAACGGCTACGCGGTCGAGGCCTCCGCGGCCGAGGCGAAGAAGTTCGCCGCCGATCCGGCCGTCGCCTCCGTCGTGCAGAACCGCACCTTCAGCATCGCCGCGACCCAGCCCAACCCGCCCTCCTGGGGCCTGGACCGGGTCGACCAGCGGGCCCTCCCGCTGAACAGCTCGTACACCTACCCGGACTCGGCCGGGCAGGGTGTGACCGCGTACGTCATCGACACCGGCGTGCGCATCACCCACGGCGACTTCGGCGGCCGGGCCTCCTACGGCTACGACGCCGTCGACAACGACAACACCGCCCAGGACGGCCACGGCCACGGCACCCATGTCGCGGGCACCGTCGCCGGCACCTCCTACGGTGTCGCCAAGAAGGCGCGGGTCGTCGGCGTCCGGGTGCTGAACAACTCCGGGTCCGGTACGACCGCGCAGGTCGTCGCAGGTATCGACTGGGTGGCGCAGAACGCGGTCAAGCCGGCCGTCGCCAACATGTCCCTCGGCGGCGGGGCGGACACCGCGATCGACACCGCGGTCCGCAACGCCATCGCCTCCGGCGTCACCTTCGCCGTGGCGGCGGGCAACGAGTCCACCAACGCCTCCACCAGGTCCCCGGCACGCGTGACGGAGGCCATCACGGTCGGCGCGACCACCTCGACGGACGCGAAGGCCAGCTACTCCAACTACGGCACGGTCCTTGACCTGTTCGCCCCGGGCTCGTCCATCACCTCGGCGTGGAACACCAGCGACTCCGCCACCAACACCATCTCCGGTACGTCGATGGCGACCCCGCACGTGGCCGGCGCGGCCGCGCTCCACCTGGGCGCGAACCCGACGGCCACCCCCGCGCAGGTCTCCACGGCCCTGACGACCGCGGCCACCCCGAACGTCGTCACGAGCCCCGGCACCGGCTCGCCCAACCGGCTGCTCTACGTCGGTGGCGGCACCACCACCCCGCCCGGACCGCGCTTCGAGAACACCGGCGACTACGCGATCAACGACAACTCCACCGTGGAGTCCCCGGTGACCGTCTCCGGCGTGTCCGGCAACGCGCCCTCGGCCCTGGCCGTCGAGGTGCACATCGTCCACACCTACATCGGTGACCTCCAGGTCCAGCTGATCGCCCCCGACGGGTCGGCTTACACGCTCAAGGGCTATGGCACCGGCGGCAGTTCGGACAACATCAACACCACGTACTCGGTGAACGCCTCCTCCGAGGCCGCCAACGGCACGTGGAAGCTCAGGGTCAGCGACAACGCGAATCTGGACACCGGGCGGATCGACGCCTGGGCGCTCCAGTTCTGA
- a CDS encoding oxidoreductase has translation MNRVWLITGASSGFGRALTEAALAEGDVVVGAVRRPEALDDLVAAHPDQVEALRLDVADTSAAEAAVQDVLARHGRIDVLVNNAGRTHVGALEETTEQELRDLFEVHVFGPAALTRAVLPHMRERKSGAIVQMSSMGGQMSVAGFSAYSATKFALEGLSEGLADEVAEFGIKVLIVEPGAFRTSLFAPDRAGVSGDSGLYPKVSRTRGFVEGGDGSQPGDPAKAAAAILAALRAEKTPLHLPLGGDGVDAVLAHLDQVREDVTTWEKRTRATSFDD, from the coding sequence ATGAACAGGGTGTGGCTGATCACGGGTGCGAGCAGCGGGTTCGGCCGGGCGCTCACCGAGGCGGCGCTCGCCGAGGGCGATGTGGTGGTCGGCGCGGTACGCCGGCCGGAGGCGCTGGACGATCTCGTGGCCGCGCATCCGGACCAGGTGGAGGCGCTGAGGCTGGACGTCGCCGACACCTCGGCCGCCGAGGCAGCCGTACAGGACGTGCTCGCGCGGCACGGGCGGATCGATGTGCTGGTCAACAATGCGGGCCGGACGCATGTGGGTGCTCTGGAGGAGACCACCGAGCAGGAGCTGCGGGATCTGTTCGAGGTGCATGTCTTCGGGCCCGCCGCCCTCACGCGGGCGGTGCTGCCGCACATGCGGGAGCGGAAGTCCGGGGCGATTGTGCAGATGAGCAGCATGGGCGGGCAGATGTCCGTCGCGGGCTTCTCGGCGTACAGCGCCACGAAGTTCGCGCTGGAGGGCCTGTCCGAGGGGCTCGCCGACGAGGTCGCCGAGTTCGGGATCAAGGTGCTGATCGTGGAGCCGGGTGCCTTCCGCACCTCGCTGTTCGCTCCTGACCGGGCCGGGGTGAGCGGTGACAGCGGCCTTTACCCCAAGGTGAGTCGGACCCGTGGTTTCGTCGAGGGGGGCGACGGCTCGCAGCCCGGCGACCCGGCGAAGGCGGCGGCCGCCATCCTGGCCGCGCTCCGGGCCGAGAAGACCCCGCTGCACCTGCCGCTCGGCGGTGACGGGGTGGACGCCGTACTGGCTCATCTCGACCAGGTCAGGGAGGACGTCACCACCTGGGAGAAGCGCACCCGGGCGACCTCCTTCGACGACTGA